One Megalops cyprinoides isolate fMegCyp1 chromosome 17, fMegCyp1.pri, whole genome shotgun sequence DNA window includes the following coding sequences:
- the akap12b gene encoding A-kinase anchor protein 12b isoform X2, giving the protein MLGTITLTVGQTDATSVSQKEDGPETMEVLQEEVAPQVNGEKEEKETPSADEVTAAEEKAAEEKATSANEVGFKKIFRFVGFKFTLKKDKNEKVEPVQLLTVKKEEEGEASGLEVAEESKEEVAAEEAEAVEEAEPVEEEKATEAQETTEPTAEAVTEDLPTEQVNGDTTEQVPEAAEATEATEEAIPEKETEAPAEAPAIPVAQETQSPLRRFFTQGIFSNLRRRTSVKKPKEEEPPKEKAVEEDLKETDETAEAPAEDKGEKTEEETVPEPAQEQATVPEEAAIEAEPAVEAAVPAIEVAIPEVVEKVEDEVKVEVKVEEEVPPTIAEEVTEVTETQPSEATDDIKPTEEKVEEVVEEGQAAVDEVPAVATEPEILSSQEKNKIQGSPLKKLFTGSGLKKISAKKQKGKKEAEAKITESGEQVTEQLQSSTESAEGVKAESPASSPEESGEHAVGEPSQAEAAQETEGDAATSDLERKKEGILPWASFKKLVTPKKRVKRPSESEDETVEKAKSATLSSTDSAALAEKPEEPKPTEEEQKIEVSTEEPKKKMDTSVSWEALICVGSAKKRARKTSDSDDEAPRIEEEAQQSGEEQAKPAESPLGSSQEADHEHLTSSPEQAGSPSEGEGVSTWESLKRFVTPRRKTKAEDKTEESTGVATTEQVSSDSEIPKEESSFSLKKLIPGRKKKKSEAKQDQVSSDEAGKDVGSVEEDSDTPAVVPLSEYDSVEPEQVEATPKEEAVTETKAAETTAAEESKPEPEPEAVKPKDVAPVATGDERSPSFISPAAVEDIQETTECTTKHQQLSDIPEEGDTVATLKSTAEDVSRDDTIAEDIVELASEVKQAAEVSVAEETTEMVSAVSRLTESPGTSGETTPVPGEDEAKETEVVLQEVVEAVNVTPNVLSVTMTDVEPEAVTVSVSPQLVESPTTVEPAVLVPHQKSEVTAICTGLESQEIESVEEEKPLETVIESITEVTEAVSTEVLVEDRTEKPEAAESAEDKVCEVEVQEIKTEFLEPEPAVEPEEIPQEVGAEGEMVTEVQEQLPLENAVEEVVQMGEVKEEQEAELVNEIQEVTAVNVAVVNTMQGEAEHVEEVVVAENSPKIETEGPVETTTEEAICAQPVQVTEVSTLEGEKVQEVEDVKESSAEVELAPVEEVVEGVKEEMTTTMPEPPTAETSEIQETPVAVVAPAAEFPVAKETVCIINPLSESIQSEVAELKDEAVMERVPSIQVTDHEIQVEVKDVDTPSAEAVIEANIEAASINISTIVEEVCEKVEAVEEEVQTAQVTEVEAIEEHSTVIVQTIIQNVAENLSKMAKESEPVEKETPDTPAQEELKAGETEKDVAEAPTQPAVAETEEEVKEKSEADAASEEAKLPAATEQPPKQIQEAIQVLEVIPVEQTQTLEIEEIQQESISVESKDESKQEVEEKIQEEVEKEEGKTDAEDKEEGQEKTEKAEAKTAPLEDATSEEKSEESESKVEKDSQGQEETPQPEVPKDTEPPQVEEAITDAKTDSEPPAVTQTEELQVPVEVTEAKTEESSQTEKAEVAEIPTTDTDVQKQAEINAQEVQIIEGQQIETAADLTVATETVTAVDDAVPAVQDQKPTVPQTPTEEPQISIPPSAEEAVKETEQVQQEDMKVQEEQVENTKVSSEEIVKEEGKTDAEDKVEGQEKTEKAEAETAPLEDATSEEKSEESESKVEKDSQGQEETPQPEVPKDTEPPQVEEAITDAKTDSEPPAVTQTAESQVPVEVTEAKTEESSQTEKAEVAEIPTTESDVQKQAEINAQEVQIIQGQKIETAVEFTVEKVPGVDDAAPQIPTGEPTPAEVAVNETAKSEDTQKPVTEEVVSREPPVEDHTSKEPKEKDTSTEQVQTSAPAEPKAEEKATEQTATENATNVIVEDVKCKEVTSPATTTEATEKAVNEDQ; this is encoded by the exons atgCTGGGAACGATAACTCTCACAG TTGGTCAGACGGACGCAACGTCCGTGTCCCAGAAGGAGGACGGTCCAGAGACAATGGAGGTGCTCCAGGAGGAAGTTGCCCCTCAGgtaaatggagaaaaagaggagaaggagacacCCAGTGCGGATGAGGTGACAGCGGCGGAAGAGAAAGCAGCTGAGGAGAAAGCTACCAGTGCCAATGAAGTGGGCTTCAAGAAAATCTTCAGATTTGTTGGCTTCAAGTTCACGCTGAAGAAAGACAAGAATGAAAAGGTAGAGCCGGTGCAGCTGCTGACggtgaaaaaggaagaagagggTGAGGCGAGTGGCTTGGAGGTAGCAGAGGAATCCAAGGAGGAGGTTGCTGCAGAGGAGGCTGAGGCGGTTGAGGAGGCAGAGCCAGTAGAAGAGGAGAAGGCAACAGAGGCACAAGAGACCACAGAACCCACCGCAGAAGCTGTGACTGAAGACCTCCCCACTGAGCAAGTTAATGGAGACACTACAGAACAGGTTCCAGAGGCAGCAGAGGCAACAGAAGCCACCGAAGAAGCCATCcctgagaaagagacagaggcccCAGCTGAGGCCCCAGCCATCCCTGTTGCCCAGGAAACACAGTCGCCACTGAGGAGGTTCTTCACACAGGGCATTTTCTCCAATCTGCGCAGGAGGACAAGCGTCAAAAAGCCCAAAGAAGAAGAGCCACCTAAGGAGAAAGCAGTTGAGGAAGACTTGAAGGAAACAGATGAAACAGCAGAAGCCCCCGCTGAAGACAAAGGTGAAAAAACTGAGGAAGAGACTGTACCTGAACCTGCACAGGAACAGGCCACCGTACCTGAGGAGGCTGCCATAGAAGCAGAGCCTGCCGTAGAAGCAGCAGTACCTGCTATCGAAGTAGCCATACCTGAGGTTGTGGAAAAAGTAGAGGATGAGGTAAAAGTTGAAGTCAAGGTGGAAGAGGAAGTCCCTCCAACTATTGCAGAGGAGGTCACTGAGGTCACTGAAACGCAGCCATCTGAAGCTACCGATGACATCAAACCCACAGAAGAGAAAGTAGAAGAGGTTGTTGAAGAGGGGCAGGCAGCTGTTGATGAAGTTCCAGCTGTTGCAACTGAGCCTGAAATCCTGTCTtcccaagaaaaaaacaaaatccaagGAAGTCCATTAAAGAAACTATTCACAGGGTCTGGCTTGAAGAAAATCTCTGCCAAGAagcagaaaggaaagaaagaagcagaggCAAAAATAACAGAATCTGGAGAGCAGGTAACTGAGCAGCTTCAGTCATCCACAGAATCAGCAGAAGGTGTGAAAGCAGAAAGCCCTGCTTCATCTCCAGAAGAATCAGGTGAGCATGCTGTTGGGGAGCCTTCCCAAGCAGAGGCAGCCCAAGAAACTGAGGGGGATGCAGCTACCTCAGATCTTGAGCGAAAGAAGGAGGGTATTCTGCCCTGGGCTTCTTTCAAGAAACTGGTTACACCAAAGAAACGTGTGAAAAGGCCTTCTGAGAGTGAGGATGAGACTGTTGAAAAAGCTAAGTCTGCAACCCTGTCCTCCACAGACAGTGCAGCCCTTGCAGAGAAACCAGAAGAGCCAAAACCCActgaggaggagcagaagatAGAAGTAAGCACCGAAGAGCccaaaaagaaaatggacaCGTCTGTATCCTGGGAGGCACTGATCTGTGTGGGGTCTGCCAAAAAGAGAGCGAGAAAAACATCTGACTCTGATGACGAGGCACCCAGGATTGAGGAGGAAGCCCAGCAGTCAGGAGAGGAACAAGCCAAACCAGCCGAATCACCACTTGGAAGCTCCCAAGAGGCAGACCATGAGCATTTGACATCTTCCCCAGAACAAGCCGGGAGCCCCtctgagggagaaggagtgTCCACCTGGGAATCCCTCAAAAGATTTGTCACTCCACGCAGGAAGACCAAAGCCGAGGACAAGACCGAGGAGTCAACTGGAGTCGCCACCACTGAACAAGTGTCCTCAGACAGCGAAATTCCCAAGGAAGAGTCTTCGTTTTCCCTAAAGAAGCTGATCCCTGGACGTAAAAAGAAGAAGTCAGAAGCTAAGCAAGACCAGGTTTCCTCTGACGAGGCAGGTAAAGATGTTGGATCGGTCGAGGAAGACTCAGACACGCCTGCTGTAGTTCCATTGTCTGAGTATGACTCTGTTGAGCCAGAGCAGGTAGAAGCCACACCAAAAGAGGAAGCAGTAACTGAGACAAAGGCAGCTGAAACCACTGCGGCAGAAGAATCAAAGCCAGAACCAGAGCCTGAGGCAGTGAAGCCAAAAGATGTGGCTCCTGTTGCTACTGGTGATGAAAGATCGCCATCATTCATCTCTCCCGCGGCTGTAGAGGACATTCAGGAGACAACAGAATGCACAACTAAACATCAGCAGCTGAGTGACATCCCAGAAGAAGGGGATACTGTTGCCACACTCAAATCTACTGCTGAAGATGTTTCTAGAGATGACACCATCGCTGAGGACATTGTGGAGTTGGCATCAGAGGTGAAACAAGCAGCTGAAGTGTCCGTCGCAgaagaaacaacagaaatggtTTCCGCTGTCTCCCGGCTAACAGAATCCCCCGGTACATCTGGAGAAACCACACCAGTGCCAGGAGAGGATGAGGCAAAAGAGACAGAGGTGGTGCTGCAAGAAGTTGTGGAAGCTGTTAATGTGACGCCAAATGTCTTGTCTGTGACCATGACAGATGTTGAGCCTGAAGCAgtcactgtttctgtgtctccaCAACTAGTGGAGTCACCCACAACAGTGGAACCAGCAGTGTTGGTACCACATCAAAAGTCAGAGGTCACTGCTATCTGCACAGGCCTTGAATCTCAGGAGATTGAGTCTGTGGAGGAGGAAAAGCCTCTGGAGACTGTCATTGAAAGCATCACTGAGGTCACTGAAGCCGTATCTACAGAAGTGCTGGTAGAAGATAGGACTGAGAAACCTGAGGCGGCAGAATCTGCTGAGGACAAAGTCTGTGAGGTTGAAGTACAAGAGATCAAAACAGAATTCCTTGAACCAGAGCCAGCAGTTGAGCCAGAGGAGATTCCACAAGAAGtgggagcagagggggagaTGGTCACTGAAGTACAGGAGCAACTGCCTTTAGAAAATGCAGTGGAGGAAGTTGTGCAAATGGGTGAGGTTAAAGAGGAACAAGAAGCAGAATTAGTGAATGAGATACAAGAGGTCACAGCAGTTAATGTAGCAGTAGTCAATACCATGCAAGGTGAGGCTGAACATGTTGAAGAAGTAGTAGTAGCAGAAAACTCACCAAAGATTGAGACTGAGGGTCCAGTAGAAACCACAACAGAAGAGGCTATCTGTGCCCAGCCTGTGCAGGTCACTGAGGTGTCCACTTTGGAAGGTGAAAAAGTGCAAGAAGTTGAAGATGTAAAGGAGTCCTCTGCTGAGGTAGAGCTCGCACCAGTGGAAGAGGTGGTTGAGGGTGTGAAAGAGGAAATGACTACCACCATgcctgaacccccaacagctgaAACATCAGAGATCCAGGAAACTCCAGTTGCTGTGGTGGCACCTGCTGCTGAATTTCCAGTGGCCAAAGAAACAGTGTGTATTATTAACCCCCTCTCTGAATCAATTCAGTCTGAAGTAGCAGAGCTCAAGGATGAAGCTGTAATGGAGAGAGTTCCATCAATACAAGTCACTGATCATGAAATCCAAGTTGAAGTGAAGGATGTCGACACGCCGTCTGCAGAAGCGGTTATTGAAGCAAATATTGAAGCAGCTTCAATTAACATCAGCACCATTGTTGAGGAAGTCTGTGAGAAGGTGGAGGCAGTTGAAGAAGAGGTGCAGACAGCGCAGGTGACAGAAGTAGAGGCCATTGaagagcacagcacagtcatTGTCCAGACCATCATCCAGAATGTAGCCGAAAACCTCTCCAAAATGGCGAAGGAATCAGAACCAGTGGAAAAAGAAACGCCAGACACCCCAGCCCAGGAAGAATTAAAGGCgggtgagacagagaaggaTGTGGCAGAGGCACCCACACAACCAGCCGTtgcagagacagaagaggaggTAAAAGAAAAGTCAGAAGCTGATGCAGCATCAGAGGAAGCAAAATTACCAGCTGCCACTGAGCAACCCCCAAAACAAATTCAAGAGGCTATACAGGTCCTTGAAGTGATTCCAGTTGAGCAAACACAGACTCTTGAAATTGAAGAGATTCAACAGGAGTCAATCTCTGTGGAAAGTAAGGATGAGAGCAAGCAAGAAGTTGAAGAGAAAATACAAGAAGAAGTAGAGAAAGAAGAAGGGAAAACAGATGCTGAAGACAAGGAGGAGGGTCAGGAAAAGACGGAGAAGGCAGAGGCCAAGACGGCACCACTGGAGGATGCCACTAGTGAGGAGAAAAGTGAGGAAAGTGAGAGTAAAGTAGAGAAAGACTCACAGGGACAAGAAGAGACACCACAGCCAGAGGTTCCCAAAGACACAGAACCACCTCAAGTTGAGGAAGCAATCACTGATGCTAAGACTGATTCAGAGCCACCAGCTGTAACTCAGACTGAAGAGTTACAAGTCCCTGTAGAAGTAACCGAAGCCAAAACGGAAGAAAGCAGCCAAACGGAAAAAGCGGAAGTGGCAGAGATTCCAACAACTGACACAGATGTACAAAAGCAGGCAGAAATTAATGCACAAGAAGTACAGATAATTGAAGGGCAGCAGATTGAGACAGCAGCGGACCTTACTGTTGCCACTGAAACAGTAACTGCGGTTGATgatgctgttcctgctgttcaGGATCAAAAACCAACTGTTCCTCAGACACCCACTGAAGAACCTCAGATAAGCATACCACCATCTGCTGAAGAGGCAGTAAAAGAAACTGAACAAGTACAACAAGAGGACATGAAAGTTCAGGAAGAGCAGGTAGAAAATACAAAAGTGAGCTCAGAAGAGATAGTCAAGGAAGAAGGGAAAACGGATGCTGAAGACAAGGTGGAGGGTcaggaaaagacagagaaggcaGAGGCCGAGACGGCACCACTGGAGGATGCCACTAGTGAGGAGAAAAGTGAGGAAAGTGAGAGTAAAGTAGAGAAAGACTCACAGGGACAAGAAGAGACGCCACAGCCAGAGGTTCCCAAAGACACAGAACCACCTCAAGTTGAGGAAGCAATCACTGATGCTAAGACTGATTCAGAGCCACCAGCTGTAACTCAGACTGCAGAGTCACAAGTCCCTGTAGAAGTAACCGAAGCCAAAACGGAAGAAAGCAGCCAAACGGAAAAAGCGGAAGTGGCAGAGATTCCAACAACTGAATCAGATGTACAAAAGCAGGCAGAAATTAATGCACAAGAGGTACAGATAATTCAAGGCCAAAAGATTGAGACAGCGGTTGAATTTACAGTTGAAAAAGTACCTGGAGTTGATGATGCAGCTCCTCAGATACCCACAGGTGAACCAACACCTGCTGAAGTGGCCGtaaatgaaacagcaaaatcagaagacacacaaaaaccagTCACTGAAGAAGTGGTAAGCAGGGAACCCCCCGTAGAAGACCACACCAGTAAGGAGCCAAAAGAAAAAGATACATCCACAGAGCAGGTTCAGACTTCAGCCCCAGCTGAGCCAAAAGCTGAGGAGAAGGCAACAGAGCAGACAGCCACAGAAAACGCCACAAATGTCATTGTAGAAGATGTTAAGTGCAAAGAGGTGACATCACCAGCTACGACAACAGAGGCGACAGAGAAAGCAGTGAATGAAGAccagtga